A stretch of the Nicotiana tabacum cultivar K326 chromosome 6, ASM71507v2, whole genome shotgun sequence genome encodes the following:
- the LOC107789380 gene encoding uncharacterized protein LOC107789380, with the protein MDLVFWNRAAVAKHLWAVAKKKDYLWIKWIHTFYIKHHTLEHMPIPKNAAWVVRKILESRKLIGDVQGIQGNLLNRLDQLQNDNSFSIRKLYRLQFPQLPKVPWKGIVLQPRLHHRFNFIMWLALQRKLATVDRLLKFGVQINQQCAFCKLAGETFDHLFFECYVTKEVWSRLLIWLGHCRPIQDWQREVEWISHYATRKSGQWEIVTCVFGMMVYTIWRDRNKVRFQGGAVNVNSICREITIHIHTRGQEIQHWQGALSTLNRYP; encoded by the coding sequence ATGGACTTGGTATTTTGGAACAGAGCTGCAGTGGCAAAACACCTCTGGGCAGTGGCTAAAAAGAAGGACTACTTATGGATCAAATGGATCCATACTTTCTACATAAAGCATCACACACTCGAACATATGCCAATACCCAAGAATGCAGCTTGGGTAGTCAGGAAAATTTTGGAGTCAAGGAAGCTTATTGGGGATGTTCAAGGTATTCAAGGAAACCTGTTGAATAGGTTGGATCAATTACAGAATGACAACTCTTTTAGTATTAGGAAACTTTACAGGCTACAATTCCCCCAACTGCCAAAGGTTCCATGGAAAGGCATAGTATTGCAGCCAAGATTGCATCACAGATTCAACTTCATTATGTGGTTAGCATTACAGAGAAAATTAGCTACAGTTGACAGGCTACTGAAGTTTGGTGttcaaataaatcaacaatgtGCATTCTGTAAGCTAGCTGGTGAAACATTCGACCATTTATTCTTTGAATGCTATGTGACAAAGGAAGTGTGGTCGAGACTCTTGATATGGTTAGGACATTGCAGACCTATTCAAGATTGGCAACGAGAGGTGGAATGGATAAGTCATTATGCCACAAGAAAAAGTGGACAATGGGAAATTGTTACCTGTGTCTTTGGCATGATGGTTTACACTATATGGAGGGATAGGAACAAAGTTCGATTCCAGGGAGGTGCAGTAAATGTGAACAGCATATGCAGGGAAATAACAATTCATATACATACGAGAGGGCAGGAAATACAACACTGGCAAGGAGCACTTTCAACACTCAACAGATACCCATAA